The Lycium barbarum isolate Lr01 chromosome 12, ASM1917538v2, whole genome shotgun sequence genome includes a region encoding these proteins:
- the LOC132622542 gene encoding uncharacterized protein LOC132622542: protein MSATAHDFELVRIQIYVLKVQINCHGCMRKVKKLLKRIEGVYEVKMDVDEQVVIVSGNVDSATLVKKLNKSGKHAELLSESPLENQETELLYNWFNDDFHQNKGDLNWRNDEKTQNAELVNWLNSNKHQNQMHSSYNSLGTSKRQPMFAPIERGFDQWGNEQVLDQSVGIDSLTGEANQNLFALGNMDYPYNALEESIINNAGFARTYPFGDLQNIRGRRNSMVDFQGLRNTNPSFAPIQGLRSINSRFADLGDEELGIQKLHTAQGAYGYQQRPVTEMNDMQAYHYNYPASTMNSFFDYPSTMMNSYRQNGQGNGIDNFTSDIYTYQPGRILNQTPYGVFPPNINHFGNMNSYNI, encoded by the exons ATGTCTGCTACTGCCCACGACTTTGAGCTTGTAAGAATTCAG ATTTACGTTCTTAAAGTTCAGATCAACTGTCATGGATGCATGAGGAAGGTGAAGAAACTGCTTAAAAGAATTGAAG GGGTTTATGAAGTGAAAATGGATGTTGATGAACAAGTGGTCATAGTATCGGGGAATGTGGACTCTGCAACACTGGTCAAGAAGCTAAACAAATCAGGGAAACATGCAGAGCTTTTATCAGAGAGCCCATTGGAAAACCAAGAAACAGAACTACTTTATAACTGGTTCAATGATGACTTTCACCAAAACAAGGGAGATCTGAACTGGCGTAATGACGAGAAGACTCAAAATGCAGAACTCGTTAACTGGCTCAATAGTAACAAGCATCAAAACCAAATGCACAGTTCATACAATTCTCTTGGAACCTCCAAGAGACAGCCTATGTTTGCCCCTATTGAACGAGGCTTCGATCAGTGGGGCAACGAACAGGTCCTGGACCAAAGTGTCGGAATTGACTCTCTCACAGGTGAGGCAAATCAGAACCTTTTTGCACTAGGAAACATGGATTATCCATATAATGCTCTGGAAGAAAGCATCATCAACAATGCAGGTTTTGCAAGAACTTACCCATTTGGAGATCTGCAAAATATACGAGGTAGAAGAAATTCAATGGTTGATTTTCAAGGTCTCCGAAACACTAATCCTAGTTTTGCTCCAATCCAAGGTCTCAGAAGTATTAATTCCCGTTTTGCTGATTTGGGAGACGAAGAACTAGGAATACAGAAGTTACATACTGCTCAGGGGGCCTATGGATATCAACAAAGGCCAGTCACCGAGATGAATGATATGCAGGCTTACCATTACAATTATCCAGCTTCAACAATGAACTCATTTTTTGATTACCCTTCAACAATGATGAACTCTTACCGGCAGAACGGACAGGGTAATGGCATTGACAACTTCACCAGTGATATTTACACATATCAACCAGGGAGAATTCTCAATCAGACACCCTATGGTGTCTTCCCACCCAACATCAACCATTTTGGGAACATGAATAGCTATAATATTTGA